From Lusitaniella coriacea LEGE 07157, a single genomic window includes:
- a CDS encoding TIGR00725 family protein gives MRKIIIGVMGPGDSATTADLENAYALGQRIATKGWVLLTGGRSAGVMEAVSQGAKAAGGLTIGILPSADTEGISEAVDIAILSDLGNARNNINVLSSHVVIACGMGLGTASEVALALKNSKSVILLSDDKESQNFFRNLAPNQVYFATNPEIAIQEVAQILDAEISELNQR, from the coding sequence GTGAGAAAAATTATTATCGGCGTAATGGGTCCAGGGGACAGCGCGACAACCGCAGACTTAGAAAACGCTTACGCACTCGGTCAACGCATTGCAACAAAAGGCTGGGTATTGCTCACTGGGGGAAGAAGTGCTGGAGTGATGGAAGCCGTCAGTCAAGGCGCAAAAGCCGCAGGTGGTTTAACAATTGGAATTTTACCCAGTGCAGATACAGAAGGAATCTCTGAAGCCGTCGATATTGCCATTCTGAGCGATCTGGGGAATGCTCGTAACAACATCAACGTTCTCTCCAGCCACGTCGTTATTGCCTGTGGAATGGGATTGGGAACCGCCTCAGAAGTTGCCCTCGCCCTGAAAAATAGTAAATCTGTCATCCTCCTAAGCGACGATAAAGAAAGCCAAAATTTCTTCAGAAATCTTGCTCCAAATCAAGTCTATTTCGCAACAAATCCAGAAATAGCGATTCAAGAAGTGGCTCAAATTTTGGATGCTGAAATTTCGGAACTGAACCAAAGATAG
- a CDS encoding DsbA family protein, whose amino-acid sequence MNNLLFWFKSRFVRFVIVGICITLISFFSIPPAFASRIDDMQLEAKVLRIIQEHPEAILESVQAYQQRQREEQQQQQQAFLQQMKANPRGAIGTSPTKGAAAQNIVLLVFSDFQCPYCAQAYKTLKQFAAKHQDRVTLTYKHLPLTNIHSQALPAAFSAWAAGQQGQFWAFHDALFEHQETLGEALYQSTAKSLKLDMEQFERDRNSNAASEAIRQDIEMAQALGANGTPFLVMNGEVILGAVEIPQLEDILAKVSPARE is encoded by the coding sequence ATGAATAATTTACTCTTTTGGTTTAAATCTCGATTTGTTCGGTTCGTGATAGTTGGGATTTGCATTACCCTCATTAGTTTTTTTTCCATTCCCCCAGCCTTTGCCAGTCGGATTGACGACATGCAATTAGAAGCAAAAGTCCTACGAATTATTCAAGAGCATCCCGAAGCAATTCTTGAGTCCGTTCAGGCATACCAACAACGACAGCGAGAAGAACAACAACAGCAGCAACAGGCGTTTCTGCAACAAATGAAGGCGAACCCTAGAGGCGCTATTGGAACGTCCCCCACCAAAGGAGCAGCAGCACAAAATATCGTGTTGCTTGTGTTTTCTGATTTTCAATGTCCCTATTGCGCTCAAGCCTACAAAACCCTGAAGCAATTTGCGGCAAAACATCAAGATCGGGTGACCCTCACCTATAAACATTTACCCCTAACTAATATTCATTCCCAAGCTTTACCCGCAGCCTTTTCCGCTTGGGCAGCCGGACAGCAAGGGCAGTTTTGGGCGTTTCACGATGCCCTCTTCGAGCATCAGGAGACGTTAGGAGAAGCGTTGTATCAATCTACGGCAAAATCCTTGAAATTGGATATGGAACAGTTTGAGCGCGATCGCAATAGCAATGCGGCAAGCGAGGCAATTCGCCAAGATATTGAAATGGCGCAAGCACTAGGGGCAAATGGTACGCCGTTTCTGGTGATGAATGGTGAAGTCATTTTGGGGGCTGTCGAGATTCCGCAATTGGAAGACATTTTAGCGAAAGTGAGTCCAGCGAGGGAATGA
- a CDS encoding TrmH family RNA methyltransferase yields MEKTEKQKSSVRQRANEIKEYRCKNLIAVIEEPRDIKNIGTIIRNVNALGVEKAYIVDPRKALPDDWQEMREKKSLSKTSVSAIKWSFVKRFDSTEACIEHLERNNFVSIVTSPHIKGRNNVVLDEADYTIYTKLAVWFGNEARGVSDLAVEHSEMCVSIPMFGMIESLNLGTTSGIVLYEVTKQRREYQRKYRWRNNRGLKIDA; encoded by the coding sequence ATGGAAAAAACAGAGAAGCAAAAGAGTTCTGTCCGACAACGTGCAAATGAAATAAAAGAGTACAGGTGTAAAAATTTAATCGCTGTGATTGAAGAGCCACGCGATATCAAGAACATTGGCACCATAATCAGGAACGTAAATGCTTTAGGAGTAGAAAAGGCTTATATTGTAGACCCAAGGAAAGCCTTACCTGACGATTGGCAAGAAATGCGAGAGAAGAAATCGCTCTCAAAAACCTCTGTATCCGCAATCAAATGGAGTTTCGTCAAAAGATTTGATAGCACCGAAGCGTGCATTGAACATCTAGAACGAAACAATTTTGTGTCTATCGTCACATCCCCACACATAAAGGGAAGAAATAACGTCGTGCTAGATGAGGCTGACTACACCATCTACACTAAGTTGGCTGTATGGTTCGGCAATGAGGCTAGAGGCGTAAGCGACCTGGCAGTAGAACACAGCGAAATGTGCGTGAGTATTCCAATGTTTGGCATGATCGAGAGTCTTAATCTGGGTACCACATCAGGAATAGTCTTATACGAAGTTACCAAGCAGCGCCGTGAATATCAGCGTAAATATCGGTGGAGAAACAATCGAGGCTTGAAGATTGATGCCTAA
- a CDS encoding superoxide dismutase → MSYELPSLPYAYDALDPHISKQTLEFHHDKHHASYVKKYNDAVEGTDMASKSIEEVIKATADNPDKSGIFNNAAQAWNHTFYWNSMKPKGGGTPTGALADKINSDFGSFDKFVEAFKKAGSSQFGSGWAWLVLDGGTLKVTKTLNAGNPITSGQTPLLTMDVWEHAYYLDYQNKRPDYIDSYINNLVNWDFAAQNLSAA, encoded by the coding sequence ATGAGTTACGAATTACCGTCCTTACCTTATGCTTACGATGCCCTCGATCCCCACATTTCAAAACAGACGTTAGAATTCCATCACGATAAGCATCATGCCTCATACGTAAAAAAGTATAACGATGCTGTTGAAGGGACGGATATGGCAAGTAAATCAATTGAAGAGGTTATCAAAGCCACTGCTGACAATCCTGACAAAAGCGGAATCTTTAATAATGCCGCACAAGCTTGGAACCACACATTTTATTGGAACAGTATGAAGCCAAAAGGTGGTGGAACGCCAACAGGTGCATTAGCCGATAAAATCAACTCAGACTTCGGTAGCTTTGACAAATTTGTAGAGGCTTTCAAAAAAGCGGGTTCGAGCCAGTTTGGTAGCGGTTGGGCTTGGTTGGTTCTTGATGGCGGAACACTAAAAGTAACCAAAACTTTAAACGCTGGGAACCCCATAACAAGTGGTCAAACTCCCTTACTAACAATGGATGTTTGGGAACACGCTTACTATTTAGACTATCAAAATAAGCGTCCGGACTATATTGATAGTTACATCAATAATCTCGTGAATTGGGATTTTGCAGCTCAGAATTTATCTGCGGCTTAA
- a CDS encoding 4-hydroxybenzoate solanesyltransferase codes for MVAQSPQQPKPIALTILQLLRWDKPAGRLILLIPALWSVVLAAGGKPPIPLVGVIILGTLATSAAGCVINDLWDRDIDPEVERTKNRPLASRTLSVATGIIVALLALICAAVVSLYLNPLSFGLCVAAVPVIVGYPLAKRVFPVPQLVLSIAWGFAVLISWTAVTATLTPETWLLWGAVVLWTLGFDTVYAMSDREDDRRIGINSSALFFGNFAPTAVGLFFTLTAGLFATLAVRMHLSAYFWISWVIAVGGWLWQSIQLRREDIPQTLYGQIFRQNVWIGFILLVGTILGTLI; via the coding sequence ATGGTTGCCCAATCCCCACAACAACCCAAACCCATTGCACTCACGATTCTCCAACTTCTCCGTTGGGATAAACCCGCAGGACGCTTAATCCTCCTGATTCCCGCCCTCTGGTCTGTGGTCTTAGCCGCAGGAGGCAAACCTCCGATTCCCTTGGTTGGCGTGATTATTCTCGGTACCTTAGCCACCAGCGCTGCCGGATGCGTCATCAATGACTTGTGGGATCGCGATATTGACCCTGAAGTGGAAAGAACGAAAAATCGCCCCCTTGCCTCCCGTACCCTTTCTGTCGCCACAGGGATTATCGTCGCCCTCCTTGCCCTCATCTGTGCGGCAGTTGTGTCCCTTTACCTCAATCCCCTCAGCTTTGGGCTGTGCGTCGCTGCCGTTCCCGTTATCGTTGGCTATCCCCTCGCCAAGCGTGTCTTTCCCGTCCCTCAACTCGTTCTCTCCATCGCCTGGGGATTTGCCGTTCTCATCAGTTGGACGGCGGTTACTGCAACCCTCACTCCGGAAACTTGGTTGCTTTGGGGCGCTGTCGTGCTGTGGACGTTAGGATTTGATACTGTTTATGCAATGTCCGACCGCGAAGATGACCGACGCATCGGTATTAATTCCAGCGCCTTGTTTTTTGGCAATTTTGCCCCCACTGCGGTGGGACTCTTTTTTACGCTGACTGCGGGACTCTTCGCAACTCTCGCGGTTCGGATGCACCTCAGCGCCTACTTTTGGATTTCCTGGGTAATTGCTGTGGGAGGGTGGTTGTGGCAGTCTATTCAATTGCGACGAGAGGACATCCCTCAAACCCTCTACGGTCAAATCTTTCGCCAGAATGTTTGGATTGGGTTTATTCTCCTGGTCGGAACAATTCTCGGAACGTTAATTTAG
- a CDS encoding histidine phosphatase family protein: MSKKSKIIELFLTVGIVVGLGACNNEVATDEVSPANAEEISAEGGEGGEGEEYSEGEQANADFKDKLAGEELLSALQQGGHVIYFRHAQTERDYADQVKADVNNCSTQRVLSEIGWQQAKTIGEAFQGKEIPVGKVISSEYCRAWQTADLAFDQYEKNSDLNFLPFEDYTDEQVAQMKENVTPLLIEQPESGENTVIVGHDDIFESATGIYPDPQGMAYVLKPDGSGNFELIANMLPDEWSKL, from the coding sequence ATGAGTAAAAAGTCAAAGATTATTGAATTGTTCCTAACAGTGGGAATAGTTGTTGGTTTAGGAGCTTGTAATAACGAAGTTGCAACGGATGAGGTAAGTCCCGCAAATGCAGAGGAGATATCGGCTGAAGGAGGAGAAGGGGGAGAAGGAGAAGAATACAGCGAGGGAGAACAAGCAAATGCAGACTTTAAAGATAAGTTGGCGGGGGAAGAACTCTTGAGTGCTTTGCAACAAGGCGGACACGTCATTTATTTTCGACACGCTCAAACTGAGCGAGATTATGCAGATCAAGTCAAGGCGGATGTTAATAACTGCTCCACTCAGCGCGTTCTTAGTGAAATTGGGTGGCAACAAGCTAAAACAATTGGTGAGGCTTTCCAAGGAAAAGAAATTCCTGTTGGCAAAGTTATTTCCAGTGAATATTGTCGCGCTTGGCAAACAGCAGATCTGGCTTTCGATCAATATGAAAAGAATTCCGATCTTAATTTTCTTCCCTTTGAAGACTATACCGACGAGCAAGTGGCACAAATGAAGGAGAATGTTACACCGTTGTTGATAGAACAACCTGAAAGTGGCGAAAATACTGTGATTGTGGGTCACGATGACATTTTTGAATCTGCCACGGGCATTTATCCAGATCCTCAAGGGATGGCTTATGTTTTGAAACCCGATGGGAGTGGGAATTTCGAGCTAATCGCCAATATGCTTCCTGACGAATGGTCAAAGTTATAG
- the sodX gene encoding nickel-type superoxide dismutase maturation protease produces the protein MATAITLIIASNRNEDLRLGQILMAEELNQSNIRELLLWLLRRRRRFRVIGNSMLPLLNPGDEILVNLNAYRQKSPSPGDIVVAQHPLQSNVRLIKRVAVVLENGNYFLKGDNPEESTDSRTFGSIAPEQIFGRVTSRFF, from the coding sequence ATGGCGACTGCTATAACACTCATTATCGCGTCGAATAGAAACGAAGACTTGAGATTAGGACAGATTTTAATGGCTGAGGAACTCAACCAGAGCAATATCCGCGAACTATTACTTTGGCTGTTGAGGAGGCGGCGACGATTCCGCGTTATCGGTAATTCGATGCTCCCCCTCCTCAATCCCGGCGATGAAATCCTCGTGAATCTCAACGCCTATCGCCAAAAAAGTCCCTCTCCTGGGGATATTGTTGTTGCTCAACACCCACTACAATCCAATGTTCGTTTAATCAAACGGGTGGCTGTTGTTCTGGAGAATGGAAATTATTTTCTCAAAGGAGATAACCCAGAAGAAAGTACGGACAGTCGAACTTTTGGTTCAATCGCACCAGAACAAATTTTTGGTCGAGTCACCAGTCGATTTTTCTGA